The following coding sequences lie in one Takifugu rubripes chromosome 8, fTakRub1.2, whole genome shotgun sequence genomic window:
- the LOC115250810 gene encoding uncharacterized protein K02A2.6-like: MVPNTEKTENFQVESGVLEPVTTSEWATPIVPVPKKNGGIRTCGNFKVTLNPVLAAEQYQLPLIEDLFAGLVGGKKFSKIDLNQAYLQMHVEEQSRKLLTINTHKGLFRYRRLPFGITSAPALFQRAMDQILTGLPGVQCYLDDILCTGANNEEHLRNLDATLQRLEEYGLRVRKDKWEFFKPSVEYLGHVIDAEGLHTAPSKITAIVDAPPPQNISQLRSFLGLLNYYGRFTPNLASLLQPLHELLCKDKMWKWTENCQAAFQEAKDVLTTLQVLTHFNPSLALQLACDASPYGVGAVLSHVMPNGEEKPIAFVSRTLNKAESNYAQLEREALSIVFSVRKFHQCLYGRNFTLLTDHRPLTTILGPHTGVPSLAASRLQRWALLLSAHSYDIKYRKSVPIAASYYETRVKRHGHLLLHRGVKSPCFCSTSEEGDSRVIIPQSLRAQVLQQLHVGHSGIVRMKEMARSYFWWPGMDKQIEEMASSCSSCHKVRNNPPPAPLHPWEFPQELWHRVHIDFAGPVEDRMFLVAVDAHSKWPEVAIMRSTTAGKTIEKLGEMFSRFGSPAQLISDNGPQLVSQETSSFLRNNGVQHITSAPFHPATNGLAERFVQTLKDALRASRTGDVTSTSAQLPVELQEHSTRHHQNIPC; encoded by the exons ATGGTTCCAAATACTGAGAAA ACCGAAAATTTCCAGGTTGAGAGTGGGGTTTTAGAGCCTGTGACCACCAGTGAGTGGGCCACGCCTATTGTTCCGGTACCGAAGAAAAATGGTGGAATCCGGACCTGTGGGAACTTCAAGGTAACCCTTAACCCAGTGCTGGCAGCAGAGCAGTATCAACTCCCATTGATTGAGGATTTATTTGCTGGTcttgttggaggaaaaaaattcAGCAAAATAGATCTCAACCAAGCTTACCTGCAAATGCACGTGGAGGAACAGTCACGCAAACTGTtaacaataaacacacataaaggaCTTTTCAGGTATCGCAGGTTGCCTTTTGGAATAACCTCAGCTCCAGCTTTATTCCAGCGCGCCATGGATCAAATCCTTACTGGCTTGCCAGGTGTACAATGTTACCTTGATGACATTCTGTGTACGGGAGCAAACAATGAAGAGCATCTGCGTAACTTAGATGCGACGCTTCAAAGGCTGGAGGAATACGGACTTAGAGTTCGAAAAGACAAATGGGAGTTCTTTAAGCCGTCTGTGGAGTATCTGGGGCATGTGATTGATGCGGAAGGACTCCACACCGCACCGTCCAAAATCACTGCCATCGTCGATGCACCACCGCCACAGAACATCAGCCAGCTGCGATCCTTTTTAGGATTATTGAATTATTACGGACGATTCACTCCAAATTTGGCTTCGTTGCTGCAGCCATTACACGAATTGTTGTGCAAAGACAAAATGTGGAAATGGACCGAAAACTGCCAGGCAGCATTCCAGGAAGCTAAGGATGTGCTGACAACTTTGCAGGTTCTAACGCACTTCAACCCGTCACTGGCACTGCAGCTTGCTTGTGACGCATCTCCGTATGGAGTAGGAGCTGTTCTTTCACATGTCATGCCAAACGGAGAAGAAAAACCAATCGCTTTTGTCTCCAGAACGCTGAACAAGGCAGAATCGAACTATGCACAACTGGAGCGAGAGGCATTAAGTATCGTTTTCAGTGTCCGTAAATTTCATCAGTGCTTGTATGGGAGAAACTTCACTCTCTTAACTGACCATCGACCTCTCACAACCATTCTGGGTCCACACACTGGTGTACCATCTCTTGCTGCATCGAGACTGCAGAGATGGGCCCTGTTGTTATCTGCTCATTCCTATGACATCAAATACAGGAAATCTGTCCCGATTGCCGCTTCCTATTACGAAACCCGAGTCAAACGCCACGGACATCTTCTACTTCACAGAGGTGTCAAAAGCCCCTGTTTCTGCAGTACAAGTGAAGAAGGAGACTC GCGGGTGATTATTCCACAATCATTACGGGCACAAGTGTTGCAACAACTTCATGTAGGACATAGTGGAATTGTCAGAATGAAGGAAATGGCAAGAAGTTACTTTTGGTGGCCAGGAATGGACAAACAAATCGAAGAGATGGCTTCAAGTTGTTCATCGTGCCACAAAGTAAGGAACAACCCTCCACCAGCGCCTCTTCACCCCTGGGAGTTTCCACAGGAGCTATGGCATCGGGTACACATTGATTTTGCAGGACCAGTTGAGGACAGAATGTTCCTGGTCGCGGTTGACGCCCACAGTAAATGGCCGGAAGTGGCTATAATGAGATCAACAACGGCAGGGAAGACCATTGAGAAACTGGGAGAAATGTTCAGTCGTTTTGGATCTCCTGCACAACTCATCTCGGACAATGGTCCCCAGCTTGTGTCTCAAGAAACGTCCTCATTTCTACGGAATAATGGAGTGCAACACATCACCTCAGCTCCTTTTCATCCTGCAACAAACGGCCTCGCTGAGCGGTTTGTACAGACTCTTAAAGATGCATTAAGAGCCTCACGGACAGGGGACGTTACATCAACGAgtgcacagcttcctgttgaattACAGGAACACTCCACACGCCACCACCAAAACATCCCCTGCTAG